Below is a window of Camelina sativa cultivar DH55 unplaced genomic scaffold, Cs unpScaffold09919, whole genome shotgun sequence DNA.
AACTCTACCAAAGAGGGCCATGGAAGAACCACCAAGGCCATAACCAGTGATAGACTCAAAAAGGCCTTCCCAGTCATCACCGTAGTAAATCTTGAAGAGATTGATAGTAATGTAAAGCACCAAGAGACCGTTTGCAGCGAGAAGGAAACCCATCACAGCACCAGACCTGAATGCAACGATGAAGGCCTTTCC
It encodes the following:
- the LOC109131963 gene encoding pyrophosphate-energized vacuolar membrane proton pump 1-like: LGAVTSVLSGFLGMKIATYANARTTLEARRGVGKAFIVAFRSGAVMGFLLAANGLLVLYITINLFKIYYGDDWEGLFESITGYGLGGSSMALFGRVGGGIYTKAADVGADLVGKVERNIPEDDPRNPA